The Sphingobacterium bambusae genome includes a window with the following:
- a CDS encoding ArsR family transcriptional regulator, which translates to MLDALITSKTRLKLLIKFFVSAKNTGYLRGIAEEFDESTNAVRKELNLLTDAGFLEKAQAQRKILYQANTQHPLFNPLQRLVHSFLGIDQVIDQVLERAGDVDRVVLTGAYAKGQESDSVDIVILGDNLNSAYLLQLAEKTSPLIKKKVTVSFVMPQQAGHIILYQKAS; encoded by the coding sequence ATGTTAGACGCATTGATAACATCGAAGACCCGCTTAAAGTTGCTGATCAAGTTTTTTGTTTCGGCAAAGAATACCGGCTACCTGCGTGGTATTGCCGAGGAGTTCGATGAATCTACAAATGCGGTTCGTAAAGAGTTGAATCTGTTGACCGATGCCGGTTTTTTAGAGAAGGCGCAGGCCCAACGGAAGATCCTTTACCAAGCGAATACGCAGCATCCTCTTTTTAATCCACTACAGCGCTTGGTGCACTCTTTTCTGGGCATTGATCAGGTAATTGATCAGGTGTTGGAACGCGCAGGTGATGTGGACCGGGTAGTGCTAACAGGCGCTTATGCCAAAGGGCAGGAGTCTGATAGTGTAGATATCGTTATTTTGGGCGATAACTTAAATTCGGCATATTTATTGCAGTTAGCGGAGAAAACTTCGCCCTTGATCAAAAAGAAGGTAACCGTGTCCTTTGTAATGCCGCAGCAGGCAGGCCATATTATCCTATATCAAAAAGCAAGTTGA
- a CDS encoding adenylyltransferase/cytidyltransferase family protein: MKEEQRKQSNKDYNSGSRVGITFSTFDLLHAGHIMMLAEAKRQCDYLICGLQMDPTLDRPEKNKPTQTVVERYIQLRGCQYVDEIVPYSTEQDLEDILRSFKLDVRIVGDEYKDKNFTGRAYCEEKGIELYYNSRDHRFSSSGLRRIVAEKEAERNSK, encoded by the coding sequence ATGAAGGAAGAGCAACGAAAACAATCCAATAAGGACTATAATTCAGGTTCGCGTGTCGGTATTACCTTCTCCACTTTTGATCTGCTCCATGCGGGGCATATCATGATGTTGGCAGAGGCAAAGCGGCAATGCGACTATTTGATCTGTGGTTTGCAGATGGATCCTACATTGGATCGTCCAGAGAAAAACAAGCCTACACAGACTGTTGTGGAACGCTATATTCAATTGCGCGGTTGCCAGTATGTGGACGAAATTGTGCCTTACTCTACCGAGCAGGATCTAGAGGATATCCTTCGTTCCTTCAAGCTTGATGTGCGCATCGTGGGCGATGAATATAAGGATAAGAATTTTACGGGCCGTGCGTATTGCGAGGAAAAGGGTATCGAGCTGTATTACAACAGCCGCGATCATCGGTTTTCGAGCTCGGGGCTACGGAGGATTGTGGCGGAGAAAGAGGCGGAACGGAATAGCAAATAG
- a CDS encoding nucleotide sugar dehydrogenase: MKKIAVIGQGYVGLPLAIEFSQHFPVIGFDINEERVNELNTGKDRTLEADLEKLTKGIQLAKDTKFARGYVSSSSLDELKTAQIYIVTVPTPIDRYNAPDLGPLLKASEMLGKVITKGDIVIYESTVYPGCTEEDCVPILEKFSGLKFNEDFFVGYSPERIVPGDKVNTLITIKKVTSGSTPEIAEEVDQLYRTIVLAGTHKAPNIKVAEASKAIENAQRDVNISFVNELALIFDRIGIDTNDVLEAAGTKFNFLKYKPGLVGGHCISVDPYYLAHKAVQLGYHPNVILSGRRVNDSVAEFIASKVVKLMIKKGIQVSNAKALILGVTFKENCPDVRNTKVVDVYNELREYGVDVDIYDPWADAGEVKHEYAVDILTRLEKDKSYDSIILAVSHKEFLNMDLEFVRKSNSVVFDIKACLDRNLVDARL, from the coding sequence ATGAAAAAAATAGCTGTAATAGGTCAAGGTTACGTTGGGCTTCCATTAGCAATAGAATTTTCTCAGCATTTTCCTGTAATCGGATTTGATATCAATGAAGAACGGGTAAATGAATTGAACACAGGTAAAGATCGGACTTTGGAGGCCGATTTGGAAAAGCTGACAAAAGGAATTCAATTAGCGAAAGACACGAAATTCGCGCGAGGTTATGTCAGTTCTAGTTCACTTGATGAACTCAAAACGGCACAAATTTATATTGTAACCGTTCCTACTCCTATTGATCGTTACAATGCACCCGACTTAGGTCCTTTATTAAAGGCCTCTGAGATGTTGGGGAAAGTCATTACTAAAGGTGATATTGTTATTTATGAATCCACCGTCTACCCGGGTTGTACCGAAGAAGATTGTGTGCCTATTTTGGAGAAGTTTTCCGGGTTGAAGTTTAACGAAGATTTCTTTGTAGGATACTCGCCTGAGCGCATCGTGCCTGGTGACAAAGTCAATACGCTGATTACCATTAAAAAGGTTACATCGGGGTCGACACCAGAAATTGCTGAAGAGGTTGACCAATTATATAGAACGATTGTTCTAGCGGGTACACACAAAGCTCCAAATATTAAAGTTGCAGAAGCATCGAAGGCCATTGAGAATGCACAGCGCGATGTTAATATTTCCTTTGTGAACGAACTTGCTTTAATATTTGATCGTATTGGCATAGATACAAATGATGTCCTTGAAGCGGCAGGAACAAAATTCAATTTCTTGAAATACAAACCTGGACTGGTTGGTGGGCATTGCATCTCCGTCGATCCTTACTATTTAGCACATAAGGCTGTTCAACTCGGCTATCATCCAAATGTGATCCTTTCAGGGCGTCGCGTAAACGATTCTGTAGCTGAATTTATAGCATCAAAGGTGGTCAAGTTGATGATCAAAAAAGGTATACAAGTTAGTAATGCAAAGGCGTTGATTTTGGGGGTCACATTTAAGGAAAACTGTCCCGATGTTCGTAACACGAAGGTCGTTGATGTCTATAACGAACTGCGCGAATATGGTGTTGATGTCGATATTTACGATCCTTGGGCAGATGCTGGAGAAGTAAAACATGAATATGCTGTGGATATTTTAACACGATTAGAAAAAGATAAATCATATGATTCCATAATCCTTGCGGTTTCTCACAAAGAATTCTTAAACATGGATTTAGAGTTTGTGAGAAAATCAAATTCCGTTGTGTTTGATATAAAAGCGTGTCTAGATCGAAACTTAGTAGATGCGAGGTTATAA
- a CDS encoding nucleotide sugar dehydrogenase, which translates to MKKIKKIACIGAGYVGGPTMSVIAQKNVDVEVTVVDLNVARIAAWNDGDLNHLPVYEPGLDDVIKEARGRNLFFSTDVDKAIKEADMIFISVNTPTKTYGKGKGQAADLKFIELCARQIAAVATSDKIVVEKSTLPVRTAEALKSILDNTGNGVNFDILSNPEFLAEGTAVSDLHNPDRVLIGGEDAEAIEALVQVYEAWVPRERILTTNLWSSELSKLVANAFLAQRVSSINAISELCEVTGANVDEVARAIGQDSRIGSKFLKASVGFGGSCFQKDILNLVYIARSYNLTAVADYWEQVISLNDHQKSRFAEKIIQTMYNTVNGKQIAFLGWAFKKDTNDTRESAAIYVADHLLDEEATVIIYDPKVSAEQIYKDLDYLGTRSAEDNRRLVKVVESHHDAVKGAHAIAILTEWDEFKGYDWQQIKNGMKKPSFVFDGRKILNKKQLVNLGFDYYSIGE; encoded by the coding sequence ATGAAAAAAATAAAAAAGATTGCCTGTATCGGCGCAGGATATGTTGGTGGCCCTACGATGTCAGTTATTGCACAAAAAAATGTTGACGTTGAGGTTACTGTAGTAGATTTAAACGTAGCGCGTATCGCAGCTTGGAATGATGGTGATTTAAACCATCTTCCCGTGTATGAACCGGGCTTGGATGATGTTATCAAAGAAGCTCGGGGGCGGAACCTTTTCTTCTCGACAGATGTGGATAAAGCCATTAAAGAGGCGGATATGATTTTTATATCGGTTAATACGCCAACCAAAACCTATGGTAAAGGGAAAGGACAAGCTGCGGATCTTAAATTTATTGAGTTGTGCGCGCGTCAAATTGCTGCTGTAGCCACCTCAGATAAGATTGTTGTCGAAAAGTCGACATTACCTGTTCGCACCGCAGAGGCTTTGAAAAGTATATTGGATAATACGGGTAATGGTGTAAATTTCGATATCCTTTCTAATCCAGAATTTTTAGCCGAGGGTACTGCAGTATCTGATCTCCATAATCCAGATCGCGTACTGATAGGTGGGGAAGATGCTGAAGCAATCGAAGCGTTGGTTCAAGTATATGAGGCTTGGGTGCCGCGTGAGCGCATCCTGACGACTAATCTTTGGTCTTCTGAATTATCGAAACTGGTGGCCAATGCATTTTTAGCACAACGCGTGTCCAGTATCAATGCTATCTCGGAGCTTTGCGAGGTTACAGGTGCAAACGTTGATGAAGTCGCCCGAGCTATTGGACAGGATAGTCGCATAGGTTCAAAGTTCTTGAAGGCTTCGGTTGGTTTTGGTGGATCTTGTTTTCAAAAAGACATCCTCAATTTGGTTTATATTGCGCGTTCTTATAATCTAACAGCTGTCGCCGATTATTGGGAACAGGTTATTTCGTTGAATGATCATCAAAAATCTCGTTTTGCTGAGAAGATTATCCAAACCATGTATAATACGGTCAACGGAAAGCAGATTGCGTTTTTAGGCTGGGCATTTAAAAAAGACACTAATGATACGCGAGAATCTGCAGCCATCTATGTGGCAGATCATTTGTTGGATGAGGAAGCTACCGTTATCATCTACGATCCAAAGGTGTCGGCAGAGCAGATATATAAAGATTTGGATTATCTAGGCACACGATCTGCTGAAGATAATCGTAGACTAGTCAAGGTGGTAGAAAGCCATCATGACGCCGTAAAAGGTGCTCACGCTATTGCCATATTAACGGAATGGGATGAATTTAAAGGGTATGACTGGCAGCAGATTAAAAACGGTATGAAAAAGCCTTCTTTTGTTTTTGACGGAAGGAAAATTTTAAATAAAAAACAATTAGTTAATTTGGGATTTGATTATTACTCAATTGGCGAGTAA
- a CDS encoding acyltransferase, with the protein MRFYRVISSKLGTAGIEKFFFLFLYLMLLKHLPSSTNLFFGGVSKQLRYLCCKRIFKYCGRNVNIESGADFGSGFELEIGNNSGIGINCRVPSNIQIGDNVMMGPQCYILDANHNFDDLDQPMIFQGHSKKMLTVIEDDVWIGREVLLTPGRVIRKGSIIAARCVLTKDFPAFSIVGGNPSRILKSRLNEGETI; encoded by the coding sequence ATGAGGTTTTATAGAGTAATTAGCTCAAAGTTGGGGACTGCGGGCATAGAGAAATTCTTTTTTCTTTTTTTATATCTTATGTTGTTAAAGCATTTGCCTTCATCTACAAATCTATTTTTTGGTGGAGTTTCGAAACAGTTGAGATATTTGTGTTGCAAGCGGATTTTCAAGTACTGTGGTCGTAATGTCAATATAGAAAGTGGTGCTGATTTCGGGAGTGGTTTTGAGTTGGAAATAGGGAATAATTCTGGTATCGGCATTAATTGTAGGGTTCCATCGAATATTCAAATTGGGGATAATGTGATGATGGGACCGCAATGCTACATTTTGGATGCAAATCATAATTTTGATGATTTAGACCAACCGATGATATTTCAAGGACATTCAAAAAAGATGCTCACTGTTATAGAAGATGACGTTTGGATTGGAAGAGAAGTCTTGTTGACACCTGGGCGTGTTATTAGAAAGGGAAGTATAATAGCTGCTCGCTGTGTGCTAACTAAAGACTTTCCTGCGTTTTCTATCGTAGGAGGGAACCCTTCTAGAATTTTAAAAAGCAGACTAAATGAAGGCGAAACAATCTAG
- a CDS encoding MOP flippase family protein, producing the protein MKAKQSRSGFVGGTVWTTISFVVVTIVYLLRISILTRYLDKSDFGLVAIVLMILGFTNIFADLGVSSALLSQNNVNKKEYSSLYWGGGIISILLYFVVTLSTPLFSRFYNEPFLNTLIPVMAVDLIISAIGRQFAVFKQKDFRFKELAIIKIVSELFSLLVAAVLAYNGYGIWSLVASILVASFINSVLNFILGIKLHPLSFNLNYSQTKHLYKIGFYQAGSQVLDYISSQIDILILGKMIPMADMGVYSIIKNLVLKIYSSINQIVTKVAVPIFSKLKDNTVKFREKYLEISSGIMLVNTVCYLIIMVNSSETLSLFYGSQYSKYADILQFLCVWGVFSSIVNCASVLIVISTGRTDLGFRWTQLRLFLNPLFIVVGAYFGGILGTAIAQAIYSFITIFFYREVVVKKILPSLSNRDFLLVLYRPILLAATFYCVFYFARNYVPLYLTMNVYLKYSLSAIVIAGCYFLVFKNSIRNVVKL; encoded by the coding sequence ATGAAGGCGAAACAATCTAGAAGTGGATTTGTAGGCGGTACGGTTTGGACTACAATATCTTTTGTGGTTGTAACGATTGTGTATTTATTACGAATATCCATATTAACACGGTACTTAGACAAATCGGATTTTGGCTTAGTTGCGATAGTTTTGATGATTTTAGGTTTCACTAACATTTTCGCAGATCTTGGTGTATCGTCTGCACTGTTGTCGCAAAACAATGTCAACAAAAAAGAATACAGTAGCCTTTATTGGGGAGGAGGGATAATATCTATCCTGCTTTATTTTGTCGTAACTTTATCAACACCGCTGTTTTCGCGGTTCTATAATGAGCCTTTTTTAAATACTTTAATTCCTGTTATGGCCGTTGATTTAATCATTTCGGCAATAGGAAGGCAGTTTGCCGTATTTAAGCAAAAAGATTTTAGATTTAAAGAACTGGCTATTATCAAGATTGTTTCGGAATTATTTTCTCTACTTGTTGCAGCTGTCCTCGCTTACAACGGATATGGAATTTGGAGTTTAGTTGCCTCCATATTAGTCGCTTCTTTTATCAACAGCGTGCTAAATTTTATTTTGGGTATTAAATTGCATCCGCTGAGTTTCAATCTTAATTATTCCCAAACCAAACATCTTTATAAGATTGGCTTTTATCAAGCAGGATCGCAAGTATTGGATTATATATCTTCTCAGATTGATATTTTAATTTTGGGTAAGATGATACCTATGGCAGATATGGGAGTGTATTCAATTATTAAAAATCTTGTTTTAAAAATATACAGTTCAATTAATCAGATTGTTACAAAGGTAGCCGTCCCTATTTTCTCAAAGCTAAAAGATAATACGGTTAAATTTCGTGAAAAATATTTAGAGATTTCATCTGGTATAATGCTGGTTAATACTGTTTGTTATCTCATAATAATGGTGAACAGCTCTGAAACGCTGTCACTTTTTTATGGTAGCCAATACTCTAAATATGCAGACATCTTGCAATTTTTATGCGTTTGGGGAGTGTTTTCATCCATTGTGAATTGCGCTAGTGTGTTGATTGTTATAAGTACTGGAAGAACAGATTTAGGTTTTCGATGGACACAACTTCGATTGTTTTTGAATCCGCTGTTTATTGTTGTTGGCGCCTATTTTGGCGGTATTCTAGGAACTGCAATCGCGCAGGCGATATACTCGTTTATTACCATATTCTTCTATCGAGAGGTGGTTGTGAAAAAAATATTACCCTCTTTAAGTAATCGTGATTTTCTGTTGGTTTTGTATCGCCCTATCCTTCTCGCTGCTACATTTTACTGTGTTTTCTATTTCGCGAGAAATTACGTTCCGTTATATTTGACAATGAATGTTTATTTAAAGTATTCTTTAAGCGCGATAGTAATTGCTGGATGCTATTTTTTAGTTTTTAAAAATAGTATCCGAAATGTTGTTAAACTGTGA
- a CDS encoding glycosyltransferase family 4 protein produces MILHICNDFSGSTVYKNLFQELDGLGISQSVYHPTRDKYRINKNHITFKNEGSRIHYDYVLNKSIDRIWYRHKIKKIVSAIERKIDLSKIALIHAHTWYSDGGAAYILSQKYGIPYVVSIRNSDVNIFHKFLLHERAFGKKILENAKAVVTISAAYRKRILALSSLQKIKVGLNLKLDVIPNGVDPYWIMNAMPFSRRQLGTAISALYVGKFDSGKNVLSLVRAVVALNAVRAYKIVLNLVGEGGADHKKIEAFAKRYPDQIILHGKISEKEKLRELFNHADFFAMPSKGETFGLVYVEAMLCGLPVIYTEGEGIDGFYPDTIGTKVRRSSLEEVKLRLDEMVEKYQTRLIPTKELQNNHNWAKISLLYKDLYEKK; encoded by the coding sequence ATGATCTTGCACATATGTAATGACTTTTCAGGCTCAACTGTCTACAAAAATCTTTTTCAGGAGTTAGACGGTCTAGGAATTAGCCAATCGGTTTATCATCCGACAAGGGATAAATACCGCATCAATAAAAATCATATCACTTTTAAAAATGAGGGTTCGCGAATACATTATGATTATGTCTTAAACAAGTCCATAGATCGGATATGGTATCGCCATAAAATCAAGAAAATCGTAAGCGCAATAGAACGGAAAATTGATTTGTCGAAAATCGCGCTTATCCACGCCCACACATGGTATAGTGACGGCGGAGCGGCATATATTCTATCTCAAAAGTATGGAATTCCATATGTCGTTTCCATTAGGAATTCAGATGTTAATATTTTCCATAAGTTCTTATTACATGAACGAGCTTTCGGAAAGAAAATATTGGAAAATGCGAAGGCTGTCGTTACAATATCAGCAGCTTATAGAAAACGTATACTTGCATTGTCGTCGCTTCAAAAAATAAAGGTGGGTCTTAACCTTAAGCTTGATGTTATACCAAATGGTGTAGATCCCTATTGGATAATGAATGCAATGCCATTTTCAAGAAGACAATTAGGTACGGCGATTTCCGCATTATATGTGGGAAAATTTGATTCTGGCAAAAATGTGCTATCCTTGGTGAGGGCAGTTGTAGCACTAAATGCGGTTAGGGCATATAAGATAGTTCTTAACCTTGTCGGCGAAGGCGGCGCGGATCATAAAAAAATTGAAGCGTTTGCAAAACGTTATCCAGACCAGATTATTTTACATGGTAAGATCAGTGAAAAGGAAAAATTAAGAGAACTTTTCAATCACGCAGATTTTTTTGCGATGCCTTCGAAAGGAGAAACTTTTGGACTAGTTTATGTAGAAGCGATGTTATGTGGCTTGCCAGTAATATACACCGAAGGCGAGGGTATTGATGGGTTCTACCCGGATACGATCGGAACAAAAGTTAGGCGTTCCAGTCTGGAGGAAGTTAAGCTGAGACTAGATGAGATGGTTGAAAAATACCAAACTCGATTAATACCAACAAAGGAACTTCAAAACAATCACAATTGGGCGAAAATTTCATTGCTGTATAAAGATCTTTACGAGAAAAAATGA
- a CDS encoding glycosyltransferase family 4 protein has protein sequence MRILYIHQYFKTPAEPGGTRSYWIAKALIENGHDVTMLTSSDSQTTDFYMKTIDNIKVASYAVKYNQSMSIKDRLKSFLGFMWHSSRYALQHSKQYDVIIATSTPLTVGIPALLAKKIKKKKYLFEVRDLWPEVPIQMGAFKNPLLIKAMRLLEKKIYVNAEHVVALSPGMQDGVVQYIDKSKTSMIPNMSKKDAFWIRKKDITLYPKLGLDPESFKVIHFGALGVANGADYIIEAATLLKEDPSIEFVFVGGGATEDDLRAQCKIRELTNVKFLGRYPMDRTSEIVNLCDVSLVSFKNLPILYTNSPNKLFDSLSAGKPIIVNSAGWTKELVETYRCGVYADPESPADLVLKIKALQGDSELLKKMGEQSRWLAENVYDKSILAREFVNTFEKYV, from the coding sequence ATGAGAATTCTATATATTCATCAATATTTTAAAACACCAGCCGAACCCGGTGGGACAAGATCCTACTGGATTGCGAAAGCCCTTATCGAAAATGGGCATGATGTTACTATGCTTACTTCGTCGGATAGTCAAACAACGGACTTCTACATGAAGACGATAGATAATATAAAAGTAGCATCTTATGCGGTGAAGTACAACCAATCTATGTCTATAAAAGATAGGCTAAAATCGTTTTTAGGCTTCATGTGGCATAGCAGTCGTTATGCACTCCAACATAGCAAACAATATGATGTTATAATTGCAACTTCTACTCCTTTAACGGTCGGCATACCAGCATTATTGGCAAAAAAAATAAAGAAAAAAAAATATTTATTTGAAGTTCGGGATTTATGGCCGGAAGTACCTATACAAATGGGTGCTTTCAAAAATCCGCTGTTGATTAAAGCTATGCGTTTACTGGAAAAAAAGATTTACGTAAATGCTGAACATGTAGTTGCTTTATCTCCGGGTATGCAGGACGGTGTTGTTCAGTATATTGACAAGAGTAAAACGTCGATGATTCCTAACATGTCAAAAAAAGATGCTTTTTGGATCAGGAAAAAAGATATAACCTTATATCCGAAATTGGGGCTAGATCCGGAAAGTTTTAAAGTAATTCATTTTGGCGCTCTTGGTGTTGCTAACGGAGCGGATTATATCATAGAGGCAGCCACGTTGTTAAAAGAAGATCCTTCAATTGAATTCGTGTTTGTTGGAGGAGGTGCTACTGAGGATGATTTGAGAGCGCAATGTAAGATCCGCGAACTCACTAATGTAAAGTTCCTTGGTCGCTATCCAATGGATCGTACATCGGAGATAGTTAACCTTTGCGATGTATCGTTGGTGAGCTTTAAGAACTTACCAATTCTCTATACAAATTCTCCGAACAAATTGTTTGATTCGCTTTCCGCAGGCAAACCCATTATCGTAAATTCTGCTGGTTGGACGAAGGAATTAGTAGAAACATATCGATGTGGTGTTTATGCCGATCCAGAGTCTCCTGCTGATTTAGTATTAAAAATTAAAGCATTGCAAGGAGATTCCGAACTGCTAAAAAAGATGGGAGAGCAATCGCGCTGGTTAGCTGAAAATGTATATGACAAGTCCATCTTAGCTCGAGAATTTGTGAATACCTTTGAGAAATATGTATAA
- a CDS encoding sugar transferase — translation MYKNILKRLVDVTVGLVTLTLLSPVIAIVAILLWFANSGQPFFFQSRPGKHGRVFKIIKFKTMNDRKDAQGNLLSDADRLTPIGAFVRKTSLDEIPQLINVLKGDMSLIGPRPLLVQYLPLYNVAQARRHEVRPGITGWAQVNGRNAISWKQKFEYDVWYVDNISFALDLKIIGLTIKKVFVREGISQEGQATTEPFTGND, via the coding sequence ATGTATAAAAATATACTTAAACGACTCGTAGATGTTACGGTTGGACTTGTAACTTTGACATTACTAAGTCCGGTGATAGCTATAGTTGCCATTTTACTTTGGTTCGCTAATTCGGGACAGCCATTTTTCTTTCAATCTAGGCCGGGAAAACATGGTCGTGTTTTTAAGATTATCAAGTTCAAGACAATGAATGACCGAAAAGATGCACAAGGAAATCTGCTTTCTGATGCCGATCGTTTGACGCCAATAGGTGCTTTTGTGCGCAAAACATCGTTGGATGAGATACCGCAATTAATAAATGTATTGAAGGGAGATATGTCGCTAATCGGCCCACGCCCGTTGTTAGTGCAGTATCTACCTTTGTATAATGTTGCTCAAGCACGTCGACACGAGGTTCGTCCCGGGATTACGGGCTGGGCGCAAGTGAATGGCCGAAATGCGATATCTTGGAAGCAAAAATTCGAGTACGATGTATGGTATGTGGATAATATATCATTCGCATTAGATCTAAAGATTATAGGTTTAACCATCAAGAAGGTTTTTGTGCGAGAAGGTATATCGCAAGAAGGGCAAGCGACTACAGAGCCGTTCACAGGCAATGACTAA
- a CDS encoding acetyltransferase, translated as MMEKQELFIYGASGHGKVIVEIAERLSYSIIGLVDANPEIKNLLGYPVSTSDDSAVNAFWIIGIGNNGIRKKISLAEVRPYISLIHPAANLSKRTTIGEGTVVMAGVSINADVCVGKHCIINTNASVDHDCNIADYVHVSPNAALAGNVTVGEGTHIGIGASIIQGLTIGRWCTIGAGAVIIQDVPDGATVVGNPGRVIKVNQAE; from the coding sequence ATGATGGAAAAGCAAGAGTTATTTATTTATGGTGCCAGCGGTCACGGTAAAGTGATTGTCGAAATCGCCGAACGGCTTTCGTATAGTATTATAGGATTGGTGGACGCCAATCCCGAAATAAAAAATTTATTGGGCTATCCCGTTTCTACCTCCGACGATAGTGCAGTCAACGCATTTTGGATTATCGGCATAGGGAACAATGGTATTCGAAAGAAGATTAGTCTTGCAGAGGTCCGTCCTTATATCTCGCTGATACATCCTGCAGCAAATTTGTCAAAACGGACGACAATCGGAGAAGGAACAGTGGTTATGGCAGGTGTATCTATTAACGCTGATGTTTGTGTAGGTAAGCACTGTATTATCAATACCAATGCTTCGGTAGATCACGATTGTAACATAGCGGATTACGTTCATGTGTCACCAAATGCGGCCTTGGCCGGAAATGTTACCGTTGGCGAGGGTACACATATTGGTATTGGAGCGAGCATTATACAAGGGCTAACGATTGGTCGTTGGTGTACTATTGGTGCTGGGGCGGTCATTATTCAGGACGTTCCAGATGGGGCTACCGTTGTGGGAAACCCCGGTCGCGTAATTAAAGTAAATCAAGCAGAATAA
- a CDS encoding DegT/DnrJ/EryC1/StrS family aminotransferase — translation MNEKIWLSSPHMGGNELKYIHEAFDANWVAPLGPNVDGFEQDIVSFLEGNVQVAALSAGTAALHLALIECGVGYGDEVICQSMTFSASANPIAYQGAIPVFIDSEPDTWNMCPRHLREAIRDRFAKGKKPKAIIVVHLYGMPAKMDEILQVAKEFDIPVIEDAAESLGSSYKGQACGTFGRFGILSFNGNKIITTSGGGALVCHSQEDKDKAVFLSTQARDNAPHYQHSHIGYNYRMSNISAGIGRGQMEVLTERVNARRAMHQFYTELFESVEGVTVLSEPSSDFYSNHWLSAIVLDAEKVGKNREDLRLALFEDNIESRPLWKPMHMQPVFANSPYYGTQVAEKLFKDGLCLPSGSNLKDEEKLRIREAVDTFFLTKP, via the coding sequence ATGAATGAGAAGATCTGGTTATCCTCGCCGCATATGGGGGGCAACGAATTAAAGTATATACACGAGGCATTCGACGCGAATTGGGTTGCTCCATTAGGACCCAACGTGGATGGTTTTGAACAGGATATTGTTTCTTTTTTAGAGGGAAACGTACAGGTAGCTGCGCTATCTGCGGGTACAGCAGCGTTGCATTTGGCGCTGATTGAGTGTGGTGTTGGATACGGTGACGAGGTCATTTGCCAATCCATGACCTTTTCCGCATCGGCTAATCCCATAGCTTATCAAGGAGCAATTCCAGTATTTATTGATTCCGAGCCCGATACCTGGAATATGTGTCCGCGGCATTTACGCGAAGCTATTCGCGATCGATTTGCGAAGGGCAAGAAACCGAAGGCTATTATTGTTGTGCACCTTTATGGCATGCCCGCAAAGATGGACGAAATTTTACAAGTCGCGAAAGAATTTGATATCCCGGTTATTGAGGATGCCGCAGAGTCTCTCGGATCTTCATATAAAGGGCAAGCCTGCGGTACTTTTGGCCGATTTGGCATCTTAAGTTTCAATGGAAATAAGATCATCACAACCTCTGGCGGAGGAGCATTGGTTTGTCATTCCCAAGAGGATAAAGACAAGGCGGTTTTTTTATCAACGCAGGCACGCGATAATGCGCCACATTATCAACATTCGCACATTGGCTACAATTATCGTATGTCCAATATTTCTGCAGGCATTGGCCGTGGTCAGATGGAAGTATTGACCGAACGAGTAAACGCTCGCCGCGCCATGCATCAGTTTTATACCGAGTTGTTCGAATCTGTAGAAGGCGTAACGGTGTTAAGCGAACCTTCGTCTGATTTTTATTCCAATCATTGGTTGTCTGCTATTGTGCTCGATGCGGAAAAAGTCGGGAAAAATCGAGAAGATTTGCGTTTAGCGTTATTCGAAGATAATATTGAATCGCGACCTTTATGGAAGCCCATGCATATGCAACCTGTGTTCGCAAACAGCCCATATTACGGGACGCAAGTTGCGGAAAAGCTCTTTAAAGATGGTCTATGTTTACCCTCAGGATCTAATTTAAAAGATGAGGAGAAACTACGAATCAGAGAAGCTGTAGACACTTTTTTCCTAACGAAGCCTTAA